The following proteins are co-located in the Pseudarthrobacter siccitolerans genome:
- a CDS encoding GntR family transcriptional regulator, with product MRTPLRGLEKKSLREQTLAALRTAITRGELVPGRHLVETELSEMLQISRGTLREALRQLEQEGLVTAGERGRLSVRAINVTEIRDIYAVRAALESLAARILCELPERDRATKSLHLAVDAIDAARDAPVEERIDTDTEFHRSLCRLTGNKTLLHSWTSLEGSIRMSVMFGGLERAATNMTAQRHRDIVTAIETGDAALSIRTIHEHMHEAANNLVA from the coding sequence CTGCGCACACCGCTACGCGGCCTGGAAAAAAAGAGCCTCCGCGAGCAGACGCTTGCTGCGCTGCGCACCGCCATCACAAGAGGCGAGCTGGTACCCGGCCGGCACCTGGTCGAGACAGAGCTTTCGGAAATGCTCCAGATCAGCCGTGGAACCCTCCGTGAAGCACTGCGGCAACTCGAGCAAGAAGGCCTGGTGACTGCAGGAGAGCGGGGCCGTCTCTCCGTCCGCGCCATCAATGTCACTGAGATTCGGGACATCTACGCCGTGCGTGCCGCGCTGGAATCGCTGGCCGCTCGTATACTTTGCGAACTCCCGGAGCGTGATCGTGCGACGAAATCGCTGCATCTGGCAGTTGACGCGATAGACGCTGCCCGTGACGCACCAGTCGAGGAGCGAATCGACACTGATACAGAATTCCACCGGAGCCTCTGCAGGCTTACTGGGAATAAAACGCTGCTTCACTCCTGGACCTCCCTTGAAGGCTCCATCCGCATGTCCGTCATGTTCGGTGGTCTGGAAAGGGCCGCCACCAACATGACCGCGCAGCGCCACCGCGATATCGTGACCGCAATCGAAACCGGTGACGCTGCACTGTCAATCAGGACCATCCACGAGCATATGCACGAAGCCGCTAATAACCTCGTGGCCTAG
- a CDS encoding MFS transporter codes for MKKVAFASFVGTAIEYYDFFIYGTAAALVFPTVFFPEMTPALAATASFATFAVAFLSRPLGAAIFGHFGDRLGRKKTLVATLLIMGLSTVAVGILPGAAAIGIAAPIILLILRLLQGVAVGGEWAGSALLSAEYAPANKRGLYGMFTQLGVGAGLVLTNLVFLAVNFTMGEKSEAFLTWGWRIPFLFSAVLVIIALYVRLTIEETPVFRAEKAKSGAVKAPIVELFRHQGGRVVLAGGCILAAYIYSFMGGTFLLGYASTSVHHPRTLILVGGVLGGLALMAVTAVSAILCDKYGRRAMMILGFSLALPWSFAVIPLLDTGSPFLFIVGVMGTSAVMGVFYGPLASFIPELFATRYRYTGASLAFHVSGIIGGAIPPLLIGALLVSYGSWAVGAMMAVLVLLSLLSTLALKETRDEALDAVY; via the coding sequence ATGAAAAAAGTCGCCTTCGCGAGTTTCGTTGGCACAGCAATCGAGTATTACGACTTTTTCATCTACGGCACAGCAGCGGCGCTGGTCTTCCCGACGGTGTTTTTCCCTGAAATGACACCGGCGCTGGCCGCAACGGCATCTTTTGCCACCTTCGCCGTCGCCTTCCTTTCACGGCCCCTCGGAGCTGCAATCTTCGGCCATTTTGGTGATCGCCTGGGCCGCAAGAAGACCCTGGTTGCCACCCTGCTCATCATGGGCCTGTCAACGGTGGCCGTCGGGATTCTGCCGGGTGCTGCCGCAATCGGCATTGCCGCACCCATCATTTTGTTGATCCTTAGACTGCTGCAGGGAGTGGCGGTCGGTGGTGAATGGGCCGGCTCGGCCCTGCTCAGCGCAGAATACGCGCCAGCCAATAAGCGTGGTCTCTATGGCATGTTCACCCAGCTGGGCGTGGGCGCCGGCCTGGTGCTGACCAACCTGGTCTTCCTTGCTGTCAACTTCACCATGGGAGAAAAGAGCGAAGCGTTCCTCACCTGGGGCTGGAGGATCCCGTTCCTTTTCAGTGCCGTCCTGGTCATCATCGCGCTGTACGTGCGGCTCACCATCGAAGAGACCCCGGTGTTCCGCGCAGAGAAGGCGAAGTCGGGGGCCGTCAAGGCACCCATCGTCGAGCTGTTCCGTCACCAGGGGGGCAGGGTAGTGCTGGCAGGCGGATGTATCCTCGCAGCCTACATCTACAGCTTCATGGGCGGAACGTTCCTGCTTGGATATGCCAGCACCTCAGTGCATCACCCGCGGACGCTGATCCTGGTGGGCGGTGTTCTCGGCGGACTCGCCCTGATGGCTGTCACTGCAGTCTCGGCGATCCTCTGCGACAAGTACGGGCGCCGCGCAATGATGATCCTTGGGTTCAGCCTGGCCCTCCCCTGGTCCTTCGCAGTCATACCCCTTCTCGATACCGGATCACCGTTCCTGTTTATCGTCGGAGTCATGGGAACGTCCGCGGTCATGGGTGTTTTCTATGGCCCGCTGGCATCCTTCATCCCGGAACTCTTCGCTACCCGGTACCGGTACACCGGGGCCAGCCTGGCGTTCCACGTCAGCGGCATCATCGGTGGCGCCATCCCGCCGCTTCTCATCGGTGCCCTCCTCGTGTCCTATGGAAGCTGGGCAGTAGGAGCCATGATGGCAGTTCTTGTACTGCTAAGCCTGCTGAGCACCCTTGCCCTCAAAGAAACGCGTGACGAGGCCTTGGACGCGGTCTACTAA
- a CDS encoding amidohydrolase family protein, whose protein sequence is MKWKEKIYMSLAQKSAADVMSSGGVRPAVVDCDVHPILESSGQLLPYLDEYWHDQLVAARTPTYEPNYHPRNSAIAQRPGTKTAENGRAATTVENLVADVFKDGFTDFAILNCLYATQQIHQPRREQAHVRALNTWIANEWLAKDSRLRASIVVPLGTPEAAAAEIDFWASDDRFVQVLLVGQSELLYGRQINWPIWEAAERAGLPVAIHIGGVFRQAPTSVGWPATHLEWYVGQTSNLEAQISSIVCEGVLQKFPGTKVVISEVGFNWLPAYMWKFDKLWKSYRPDTPWLDRAPSDLIREHFRFTTSPSDGAEIPGQLDKTVDRMGSDRLLVYSSDYPHNHASGPRDIEAGTNDQALLDRIYRQNAAELYNLVVAENRIEGK, encoded by the coding sequence ATGAAGTGGAAGGAAAAGATTTATATGAGTCTGGCCCAAAAAAGCGCGGCTGATGTCATGTCCTCCGGCGGTGTCCGGCCTGCCGTCGTCGATTGCGACGTTCATCCTATTCTGGAGTCTTCCGGTCAGCTGCTGCCCTATCTGGATGAGTACTGGCATGACCAGCTGGTTGCCGCGAGGACGCCGACGTATGAGCCGAACTATCACCCGCGAAACTCTGCAATCGCTCAGCGTCCCGGAACCAAGACAGCGGAAAATGGGCGAGCAGCCACTACGGTTGAAAACCTTGTTGCCGATGTCTTTAAGGACGGGTTCACGGATTTCGCGATTTTGAACTGCCTGTATGCCACTCAGCAGATTCATCAGCCGCGGCGGGAGCAGGCCCATGTCCGTGCGCTGAACACGTGGATCGCCAATGAGTGGCTGGCTAAGGACTCCAGGCTGAGGGCATCCATCGTTGTGCCCCTGGGAACACCGGAAGCCGCTGCGGCGGAAATCGATTTCTGGGCCAGCGACGACCGGTTCGTGCAGGTACTGCTGGTGGGCCAGTCCGAGTTGCTCTACGGCCGCCAGATCAATTGGCCGATCTGGGAAGCTGCAGAACGGGCCGGGCTTCCGGTTGCCATTCACATCGGAGGCGTATTCCGTCAGGCTCCTACATCTGTTGGATGGCCCGCGACGCACCTGGAATGGTATGTCGGCCAGACGTCCAATCTTGAAGCGCAGATCAGCTCGATCGTCTGTGAAGGCGTGCTTCAGAAGTTCCCGGGCACCAAGGTTGTTATCAGCGAGGTTGGTTTCAACTGGCTGCCGGCCTATATGTGGAAATTTGACAAGCTCTGGAAGAGCTACCGGCCCGACACTCCGTGGCTTGACCGGGCACCCTCGGATTTGATCCGTGAGCACTTCAGGTTCACAACCAGCCCGTCAGACGGTGCCGAGATTCCCGGGCAACTCGACAAGACCGTTGATCGTATGGGCTCAGATCGCTTGCTGGTTTACTCCAGCGACTATCCGCACAACCATGCCTCCGGGCCACGGGACATCGAAGCGGGAACCAACGACCAAGCACTTCTGGATCGGATCTACCGCCAGAACGCCGCCGAACTCTACAACCTGGTCGTTGCCGAAAACCGGATTGAGGGGAAATAG
- a CDS encoding Rieske (2Fe-2S) protein — protein MECLPLKSLTRPSPTNAGRSIRCPWHQWEFDIRTGESFYDPKNARVRKYDVEVFPGSPEALTDPEGGLQKGPYVMEGYEVSIEGEVIVVDTSRRRKERRPNIEP, from the coding sequence TTGGAGTGTCTTCCGCTGAAAAGCCTGACTCGCCCATCACCTACCAACGCGGGCCGTTCCATTCGCTGTCCGTGGCACCAGTGGGAGTTCGATATCCGCACCGGTGAGTCCTTCTACGACCCGAAAAACGCCAGAGTACGCAAGTACGACGTCGAGGTGTTCCCCGGGTCCCCGGAGGCATTGACAGACCCTGAGGGGGGCCTGCAAAAAGGGCCCTACGTCATGGAGGGATACGAGGTCAGTATCGAGGGCGAAGTCATCGTTGTGGACACGAGCCGTCGACGCAAAGAACGTCGTCCCAACATCGAGCCGTGA
- a CDS encoding amidohydrolase family protein has protein sequence MTTTKSEKATALSKPVVTTGLIDVDIHPLPKVGGLNEYLPTGILKQLDEYGMRSTTGLQLISEYPQMYGNAMRADAWPEDGYPGSDLDLMRTQLLDLYNIELGVLQCLSPGGQTLNPAGQALNPEIGSALCSALNDYQIEHLVHPEPRLRVSMAATFEAPDLAVKEIDRVGSDPAVISILGLSKTMEPMGSRKYWPIYEAAVAHNLPIQVHLSQGGGHANTGTGWTSYHAEYHVGHVQSIQSQMLSLILQGVFDRFPGLKIMFVEGNVAHFVPLIQRLDYHWKTLRSEVPNLQRKPSEYIHDHIWASTQPIDEPQNPRHLQEIIEEFCPDNVLFASDYPHFDFDSPETVFPASFSPELKEKIFRTNGMRFFGLENGAK, from the coding sequence ATGACTACAACCAAAAGCGAAAAGGCGACTGCTTTGTCCAAGCCAGTCGTAACAACGGGGCTTATCGACGTCGATATCCACCCTCTTCCCAAAGTCGGGGGACTCAACGAGTACTTGCCAACCGGCATCCTGAAGCAGCTTGATGAGTACGGCATGAGGTCAACCACGGGACTCCAGCTCATCAGCGAATACCCGCAGATGTATGGCAACGCGATGCGCGCCGATGCCTGGCCCGAAGACGGCTACCCGGGCAGCGACCTGGACCTCATGCGGACGCAGCTTCTTGACCTGTACAACATTGAGCTCGGGGTGCTGCAGTGCCTCTCCCCCGGGGGTCAGACGCTGAATCCCGCTGGGCAGGCTCTGAACCCTGAAATCGGATCAGCCCTGTGCAGCGCACTCAACGACTACCAGATTGAACACCTGGTTCACCCTGAACCCCGCCTGCGTGTGTCAATGGCGGCAACCTTCGAAGCGCCCGACCTGGCTGTTAAGGAGATCGACCGCGTTGGCTCCGACCCGGCGGTCATTTCCATTCTTGGGCTGAGCAAGACCATGGAACCGATGGGCAGCAGGAAGTACTGGCCCATCTACGAGGCGGCGGTGGCGCACAACCTGCCCATCCAGGTACACCTGTCCCAAGGAGGCGGCCACGCCAACACGGGTACCGGCTGGACTTCGTATCACGCCGAGTACCATGTCGGTCACGTACAAAGCATCCAGTCCCAAATGCTGAGCCTCATTCTTCAGGGGGTCTTCGACCGGTTCCCCGGCCTCAAAATCATGTTCGTTGAAGGCAACGTCGCACACTTCGTCCCGTTGATTCAGCGGCTTGACTACCACTGGAAGACGCTGCGCAGTGAGGTCCCGAACCTGCAGCGCAAACCGTCTGAGTACATTCACGATCACATTTGGGCTTCCACACAGCCGATTGATGAGCCGCAGAACCCCCGGCATCTTCAGGAAATCATTGAAGAGTTCTGCCCTGACAACGTGCTCTTCGCCTCTGACTATCCGCACTTTGATTTTGACTCGCCTGAAACCGTGTTCCCGGCAAGCTTTTCGCCGGAGCTCAAGGAGAAGATCTTCAGGACCAACGGCATGCGATTCTTCGGGCTGGAGAATGGGGCAAAGTGA
- the lipA gene encoding lipoyl synthase: MTLAPEGRKLLRVEQRNSAVPVERKPEWIKAKVQMGPEFVQLKNLVKKEGLHTVCEEAGCPNIFECWEDKEATFLIGGSECTRRCDFCQIDTGKPSPVDMFEPTKVARSVQAMQLRYATVTGVARDDLADEGVWLYAETVRKIHELNPGTGVELLIPDFSGKPEHIAAICDSKPEVFAHNVETVPRIFKRIRPAFRYERSLDVITQGRNLGMVTKSNLILGMGETREEISEALRDLHEAGCDLITITQYLRPSERHLPVDRWVKPQEFVDLQDEATELGFLGVMSGPLVRSSYRAGRLWATAMRKKGRDIPAELAHIAEGIQDSGTTRQEASSLLAHPGADQ, from the coding sequence ATGACATTGGCACCTGAAGGCCGCAAGCTGTTGCGGGTTGAACAGCGCAATTCTGCTGTTCCTGTGGAGCGGAAGCCGGAGTGGATCAAGGCCAAGGTCCAGATGGGCCCGGAGTTCGTCCAGCTCAAAAACCTGGTGAAGAAAGAGGGCCTGCACACGGTGTGTGAGGAGGCCGGCTGCCCCAACATTTTTGAGTGCTGGGAGGACAAGGAAGCCACGTTCCTGATCGGCGGGTCCGAGTGCACGCGCCGCTGTGACTTCTGCCAGATCGATACCGGCAAACCCTCCCCGGTGGACATGTTCGAGCCCACCAAGGTGGCCCGGTCCGTGCAGGCCATGCAGCTGCGCTACGCCACCGTCACCGGGGTGGCCCGCGACGACCTGGCGGACGAGGGCGTATGGCTGTACGCCGAAACCGTCCGGAAGATCCACGAGCTGAACCCGGGCACCGGGGTGGAGCTGCTGATCCCGGACTTCTCCGGCAAACCCGAACACATCGCCGCGATCTGCGACTCCAAACCCGAGGTGTTCGCGCACAACGTCGAAACCGTGCCAAGGATCTTCAAGCGGATCCGGCCCGCGTTCCGGTACGAGCGGTCCCTGGACGTGATCACGCAGGGCCGGAACCTGGGCATGGTCACCAAGTCCAACCTGATCCTGGGCATGGGCGAAACCCGCGAAGAAATCTCCGAAGCGCTCCGCGACCTGCACGAGGCGGGGTGCGACCTGATCACCATCACCCAGTACCTTCGCCCGTCCGAGCGGCACCTGCCGGTGGACCGGTGGGTCAAGCCCCAGGAGTTCGTGGACCTGCAGGACGAGGCCACCGAGCTCGGCTTCCTCGGCGTCATGAGTGGCCCGCTGGTACGTTCCTCGTACCGGGCCGGCCGGCTCTGGGCCACCGCCATGCGCAAGAAAGGCCGGGACATCCCCGCCGAACTCGCCCACATCGCAGAAGGCATCCAGGACTCCGGGACCACCCGCCAGGAAGCCAGCTCACTGCTCGCGCACCCAGGCGCTGACCAATAA
- a CDS encoding Zn-ribbon domain-containing OB-fold protein has product MALFPIITDADTKPFLDAAERGEFLLVRSKSTGEYFEPRTDPTLDDDLEYAAAAGTGTVISWTIAHGKDRDGNPTRTGLGIVELTEGPWWWTRIDGIGSDSPTGKPVHVEFEKSGPGEIHATVPYFVMD; this is encoded by the coding sequence ATGGCCCTCTTCCCCATCATCACTGACGCCGACACCAAACCTTTTCTCGACGCTGCAGAACGCGGAGAATTCCTTCTGGTCCGCAGCAAGTCCACCGGCGAATACTTCGAACCACGGACCGACCCCACACTTGATGATGACCTTGAATATGCTGCAGCTGCCGGCACCGGCACCGTAATTTCCTGGACCATCGCGCACGGCAAAGACCGGGACGGCAACCCGACCCGGACCGGCCTCGGCATTGTCGAGCTCACCGAAGGACCCTGGTGGTGGACACGGATCGATGGCATCGGTTCGGACAGTCCAACAGGGAAACCAGTGCACGTCGAGTTCGAAAAGTCCGGCCCTGGCGAAATCCACGCAACCGTCCCCTACTTCGTCATGGACTGA
- a CDS encoding AEC family transporter, producing the protein MLVEVFLKVLPLFLGILVGYLASYWPRFQENAEPAISAFVFYIALPALLFVVAAKADLGEGIPPAFPALIVAVTVGVSLVSFVPLWIISKRDLPNSIAATLSATYGNVSYLGIPVVLGILGTAGGLPAVIGQLVHNLIFLLGYPVLHELLFSQRADRAGRWKAITHTVYKAMVCSPLIWAIVLGIAVSTTKISVFAPLMEFTSMLAGAAAPGALFAIGLSLRGAVRVFRGGKLRLTPVWAAGVAKLILMPAATAAAALIFAPDIPHPWLITLIIMAGMPTSATAYVLSQTSGGDGRTVAAIILVTNFFGIVTLPIAAQLFT; encoded by the coding sequence ATGCTAGTTGAAGTATTCCTTAAGGTCCTCCCACTCTTCCTTGGGATCCTCGTTGGATACCTTGCAAGTTACTGGCCGCGATTTCAGGAGAACGCCGAGCCCGCAATCAGTGCCTTCGTGTTCTACATCGCACTACCGGCCCTACTTTTCGTCGTCGCGGCTAAAGCCGATCTGGGTGAAGGCATCCCGCCGGCCTTTCCCGCCTTGATCGTGGCTGTCACCGTTGGAGTCTCCTTAGTGAGCTTTGTTCCACTGTGGATCATCTCGAAAAGAGACCTGCCCAACAGCATTGCCGCTACGCTTTCAGCGACCTATGGCAACGTCTCCTACCTTGGGATACCAGTGGTGTTGGGCATTCTGGGCACAGCGGGCGGCCTGCCAGCAGTGATTGGCCAGCTCGTCCACAACCTCATATTCCTGCTCGGCTACCCCGTTCTTCATGAGCTGCTGTTCAGCCAGCGGGCGGACAGAGCCGGCCGATGGAAAGCGATCACCCACACGGTCTACAAAGCGATGGTGTGCAGCCCCTTAATCTGGGCCATCGTGCTCGGCATCGCCGTAAGCACGACGAAAATCTCTGTGTTCGCTCCGCTGATGGAATTCACAAGCATGCTGGCAGGAGCAGCCGCACCAGGGGCGCTATTCGCGATCGGCCTGAGCCTACGGGGCGCGGTCCGGGTTTTTCGCGGAGGCAAACTTCGTCTTACCCCTGTATGGGCGGCCGGAGTCGCCAAGCTGATCCTTATGCCAGCGGCAACAGCAGCCGCCGCTCTCATTTTCGCTCCGGACATACCTCACCCCTGGCTAATCACCCTCATCATCATGGCCGGAATGCCAACCTCAGCCACCGCCTATGTATTGTCCCAAACCAGCGGCGGGGACGGCCGAACAGTTGCGGCAATCATCCTCGTCACCAACTTTTTCGGGATCGTCACCCTTCCCATCGCCGCACAGTTGTTCACCTAA
- a CDS encoding PDR/VanB family oxidoreductase: protein MTHAKKSFPEHSTVNAQIVDIVNEAEGVVSLHLAPVEGSFPGWEPGAHIELNLAPDLIRQYSLCGDPQVRDRWRVGVLREPQSRGGSQFVHDKLSVGDVIECGSPLNNFELVDAKEYLFIAGGIGVTPILPMIAECEARGASWRMVYGGRNENSMAFRAEVAKYGDKVTMWPQDRFGIIDLKSLLTEPNDGLAVYCCGPGVLLDAVEGFCAQWPENTATLHLERFRPKAGALDGQNTAFEVVIDSSGDVLTVEADRSIAETLEAAGIHVPTSCREGTCGTCETGLLEGIPDHRDSYLTPEEKSSNEIIMLCCSRSCSKRLVLDL, encoded by the coding sequence ATGACCCACGCAAAAAAGTCCTTCCCTGAGCATTCAACCGTAAATGCTCAGATCGTAGATATTGTCAATGAAGCCGAGGGTGTCGTGTCCTTGCACCTGGCGCCCGTAGAAGGCTCATTCCCTGGCTGGGAACCTGGTGCCCACATCGAGTTGAATCTTGCTCCTGACCTGATCCGCCAGTATTCGCTCTGCGGAGATCCTCAGGTACGCGACCGTTGGCGGGTTGGAGTTCTGCGCGAACCCCAAAGCCGCGGTGGATCCCAGTTCGTTCACGACAAGCTATCGGTCGGGGACGTCATCGAATGTGGCAGCCCTCTGAACAACTTCGAACTGGTCGATGCAAAAGAATACCTGTTTATTGCGGGCGGAATCGGGGTGACCCCTATTTTGCCGATGATCGCCGAGTGTGAGGCACGAGGTGCTTCCTGGCGGATGGTCTACGGCGGGCGCAACGAAAATTCCATGGCCTTCAGGGCCGAAGTGGCAAAATACGGCGACAAAGTGACCATGTGGCCTCAGGACCGATTCGGGATCATTGATCTAAAATCGCTACTCACAGAACCAAACGACGGCCTTGCCGTCTATTGCTGCGGCCCGGGCGTGCTGCTCGATGCGGTGGAGGGGTTCTGCGCGCAGTGGCCCGAAAACACCGCAACGCTGCACCTGGAGCGGTTCCGCCCCAAGGCCGGCGCCCTCGATGGGCAAAACACCGCGTTCGAGGTAGTGATTGATTCCTCGGGTGACGTACTAACGGTTGAGGCCGACCGGTCCATTGCAGAAACACTCGAGGCCGCCGGTATCCACGTGCCAACTTCATGTCGGGAAGGCACCTGCGGTACCTGCGAAACGGGCCTCCTCGAGGGGATCCCGGATCATCGGGACTCTTACTTGACACCAGAGGAGAAATCCTCGAACGAGATCATCATGCTTTGCTGCTCGAGGTCCTGCAGCAAACGCCTGGTCCTCGATCTGTGA
- a CDS encoding NAD(P)-dependent oxidoreductase, whose translation MTTVTTAPLVGFLGIGAMGLPMAQRIHNSGQALCAVDLNESQVAKASELGIAASTALEDLTDATALFVVVATGDQLRDLLDSGLLSGASAIKIVVVLSTVGVDAVSDFADKLAGRGISVIDCPVTGGVSGALEGRLGLFVAGNSADVSSLRETLETIGTIQDCGSKVGNGQAYKMVNQLLSASHLAVAGEALAFAHSLGLDQEKVLKAVGGGAGGSWMLADRGPRMLLPPEQRPTQTHLSIFVKDTSLVKTAAAAAGFDARILNAVAQEFQRASEEGLDTADDSSIVDVPRDLTM comes from the coding sequence ATGACCACAGTAACTACGGCTCCTCTCGTCGGTTTTCTCGGGATAGGCGCCATGGGTCTGCCCATGGCGCAACGTATCCACAACAGCGGCCAGGCGTTATGCGCCGTGGACCTGAATGAAAGCCAGGTCGCCAAGGCCTCCGAGCTGGGAATCGCAGCGTCTACGGCACTTGAGGATCTCACCGACGCCACCGCCCTGTTTGTCGTGGTCGCAACTGGCGACCAACTTCGGGACCTGCTGGACTCCGGACTGCTGTCCGGTGCCAGCGCCATTAAGATTGTTGTGGTCCTCAGTACGGTAGGCGTCGATGCGGTGAGTGACTTCGCTGACAAACTTGCTGGCCGCGGGATCAGCGTCATCGACTGTCCGGTAACAGGGGGAGTCAGCGGCGCGCTTGAAGGTCGCTTGGGCCTCTTCGTCGCGGGCAACTCGGCGGACGTGAGTTCCCTCCGGGAGACGTTGGAAACCATAGGGACCATCCAGGACTGCGGAAGCAAAGTCGGCAACGGACAGGCTTACAAAATGGTCAACCAGCTGCTGTCCGCGTCCCATCTCGCCGTTGCAGGGGAAGCACTCGCGTTTGCTCACTCGCTCGGATTGGATCAGGAAAAAGTGCTCAAGGCCGTCGGTGGGGGTGCTGGCGGATCCTGGATGCTCGCAGACCGCGGCCCCCGCATGCTCCTGCCCCCAGAACAACGCCCCACGCAGACCCACCTATCCATCTTCGTCAAAGACACATCACTGGTGAAGACCGCAGCGGCAGCGGCGGGATTCGATGCCAGAATCCTCAACGCCGTGGCCCAAGAATTCCAGCGAGCCTCGGAAGAAGGCCTCGATACCGCGGATGACTCCTCAATCGTGGATGTCCCGCGGGACCTAACCATGTAG
- a CDS encoding Rieske (2Fe-2S) protein has product MSKYVVARAGEIEPGGRKIIELEGRSVGVLNVDGEYFALLNHCPHAGAELCRFGTIFGVSSAEKPDSPITYQRGPFHSLSVAPVGVRYPHR; this is encoded by the coding sequence GTGAGTAAGTACGTTGTTGCCCGGGCTGGCGAGATTGAGCCAGGGGGCCGGAAAATCATCGAACTCGAAGGACGCTCAGTGGGCGTGCTGAATGTCGATGGCGAGTACTTTGCCCTCCTGAACCACTGCCCACACGCCGGGGCCGAACTGTGCAGATTTGGCACCATCTTTGGAGTGTCTTCCGCTGAAAAGCCTGACTCGCCCATCACCTACCAACGCGGGCCGTTCCATTCGCTGTCCGTGGCACCAGTGGGAGTTCGATATCCGCACCGGTGA
- a CDS encoding thiolase family protein, whose product MSTLTDRTPAIAGLGITELGKVYGRSAPQFAAEAVQRAVADAGLQLGDLDGLIVSGGLDDTVDLNMQGRLGLTDLKLFTQMQAYGSTAGQMVQYAAMAVQAGMAETIAVVWADAPLKEKVSGSASYASAATKNPAGWQAINGTSGLVSANQMYAIAARRHMDTYGTTSEQFGAIAVAQRAWAGRNPLAQLREPITLADHQGSRMISDPMHLLDCCLVSNGGIALVITTTERAKSLAQPPVEILGWGQGHPGRTGIRNDNFGLATGAAISGPTALAMAGLTVDDIDVVELYDCYTYTALVTLEDYGFCAKGEGGDFVAEPGMLGPGGKLAVNTGGGQLSSYYMWGMTPLSEAVIQTRGQGGDRQVANHDRVLVSGNGGILDYHSTLVLGTV is encoded by the coding sequence ATGAGCACATTAACTGACCGCACCCCGGCGATCGCCGGGCTTGGCATCACTGAACTTGGCAAGGTCTATGGCCGCAGCGCACCGCAGTTCGCTGCCGAGGCCGTCCAGCGGGCCGTCGCCGACGCCGGGCTCCAGCTCGGTGACCTGGACGGTCTCATCGTCTCCGGCGGCCTCGATGACACCGTTGACCTGAATATGCAGGGCCGGCTGGGGCTGACAGACCTGAAACTCTTCACCCAGATGCAGGCCTACGGATCAACGGCCGGGCAGATGGTCCAGTACGCAGCCATGGCAGTGCAGGCCGGGATGGCCGAGACGATCGCCGTCGTCTGGGCCGACGCTCCCCTCAAAGAGAAAGTCAGCGGGTCAGCTTCCTACGCCTCTGCCGCCACCAAGAACCCGGCCGGCTGGCAGGCCATTAACGGAACCTCCGGGCTTGTCAGCGCCAACCAGATGTACGCAATCGCCGCCCGCCGCCACATGGACACCTATGGTACGACCAGCGAACAGTTCGGAGCCATCGCCGTAGCCCAGCGCGCGTGGGCGGGTCGTAACCCCCTGGCGCAGCTCCGCGAGCCCATCACACTGGCTGACCACCAGGGGTCGCGGATGATTTCGGACCCGATGCACCTGCTGGACTGCTGTCTTGTTTCCAACGGCGGCATCGCCTTGGTGATTACAACAACCGAACGTGCCAAGAGCCTCGCCCAACCACCTGTCGAAATCCTCGGATGGGGACAGGGACATCCCGGCCGGACGGGGATCCGCAATGACAACTTTGGTCTCGCCACGGGAGCGGCAATTTCAGGTCCCACCGCCCTTGCGATGGCCGGTCTGACCGTCGATGACATCGATGTGGTCGAACTCTACGACTGCTACACCTACACCGCACTGGTCACCCTCGAAGACTACGGATTCTGCGCCAAGGGCGAAGGCGGAGACTTCGTAGCCGAACCCGGCATGCTCGGGCCCGGAGGGAAACTAGCTGTCAACACCGGCGGGGGTCAATTGTCCTCCTACTACATGTGGGGCATGACCCCGCTCTCGGAAGCAGTCATCCAAACCCGCGGCCAGGGAGGAGACCGGCAGGTCGCCAACCACGACCGCGTCCTCGTCTCTGGAAACGGGGGCATCCTCGATTACCACTCCACGCTAGTCCTTGGAACCGTCTAG